The Puntigrus tetrazona isolate hp1 chromosome 19, ASM1883169v1, whole genome shotgun sequence genome has a segment encoding these proteins:
- the LOC122323754 gene encoding zinc finger MYM-type protein 4-like, giving the protein MSSDDSTEQLPGDAAGSEVKPDAVESCLLDATDAGENEPSLQNSFTESQQTKQGVEKFPKEMEEDPDVRQQPDMDQENGPEKSSVTGQSEEENSKQKNAGEAEKNEVRNIAVDAAQCSEELVIAKVEDFTNEMAIDVDSAQDLDGKMEVDGSDDAGKSLPKPIKREKAEPSAVQTRSMLKTEMRTQAAQLSDALPVKVKDEPMDEEYEKASVSLRPERNIKDEPDTAEFNQTSDSIKISAVFSVGGNATSIVPEAAPSKVAPVPTLSLRSLAPANPIGVVCTGCNKVLLKGQTAFQRKGCPKLYCSPQCLCSTSNVVVKLPQKKQCHHCQKDIVDLKDVINAPVDLSGTLKEFCSQKCLSALSFKCTVCHKTGTTYTHEVNSLGSIQKLCSNSCFNQFRSSNKLNMNSCVNCRGHCYGTDSQCPSLQIEGHVMKFCKQNCLVAFKKKSLKPVACKICNTMRPVAEMVDSSSTSGVKELFCSASCVTANKVQTVSSSGAPVECNSCKLKLAPQYHLAMSDGTIQNFCSFSCVVSYQESFSKIKPFVPINAVTSTSNNTPTPKHAAPKPVPSESSSSAKNSTSSGPTQTVTKIPCSQCLNSFFHRPELLEFKRKMYAFCDNSCVEEFKQINNVMARCEYCKIDKVVKEVKRINKIDRSFCSEGCKLLYKHDLVKRWGKKHCRNCFYCSGSSQALVTEVIDSIEQEFCGNICLSQHTLLMRKEIKCSMCRQAKKMTETVKWLGEIKHFCSLQCLMFFCSLQGTTGAVRSANKTFSTQGTSPSLSPSPQSTVNHTPLVTKEATPVIASVISLSSASNGQPGVLGNSVLQASAATAKSSGNAASTQTDGAKVSAPPPRILKNKALLCKPLSQNKGTSCKPNVCDMNTQTDGPSMMVLPVPVPIYVPVPMNLYTQYTPKSVGLPLPVPVPLFFPTTLDSAERIVKTIQEIKEKIPDDPLEADLIMMAEMVAEDAEKEKSIIVTDQTSNIMDDLDLEALSSNLSWEEDSVSSAQTWDQTPEPERPPPSRSATLTPVSTAAEEPQMDLEADFPIESIELFRAPTQTDTTDSGKRKSRKRKHDGFPQKKRGRKSAAVVPVKSAPDLSNLAKLQHEYAVNAWKEWVRWRNGQPNMETPKFGSRSMTLKEDLLKCCTAEISYGLCKFISEVRRPNGEKYSPDSIFYLCLGIQKYLFENSRLENIFADVFYTKFCHELTSILRQWKPTILPSGYVHSRVEEEYLWDCKQLGAFSPGVLLNTLIYFFTKYFSYKTAEQHRRLSFGHIVRCSRSKGNTKVACLRFYPPKEDTSTAGVPAKKRKEEEDENDTVYEIKENADNPLRCPVRLYEFYLSKCSPSVRQRTTDFYLSPERSCVPNSPMWFSTTSLSDEVLDSMLTRILTVRELHLEREKSPNDTDSDSDSDFRP; this is encoded by the exons ATGTCTAGTGACGATTCAACTGAACAACTTCCAGGAGATGCAGCTGGTTCAGAAGTGAAACCAGATGCAGTGGAGTCATGTCTGCTGGATGCCACCGATGCTGGTGAAAATGAACCGAGCCTTCAAAACAGCTTTACGGAAAGCCAACAGACGAAACAGGGGGTAGAGAAGTTTCCAAAGGAGATGGAGGAAGATCCAGATGTGAGACAACAGCCGGATATGGACCAAGAAAACGGACCAGAAAAGAGCAGCGTAACTGGCCAGAGCGAAGAAGAAAACTCAAAGCAGAAGAACGCTGGAGAGGCAGAGAAGAATGAAGTGAGGAACATCGCAGTAGATGCGGCGCAGTGTTCAGAAGAGCTTGTGATCGCTAAAGTAGAAGACTTCACTAATGAAATGGCAATAGATGTGGACTCAGCTCAGGATCTTGATGGGAAGATGGAGGTAGATGGATCAGATGATGCAG gaAAATCTTTGCCCAAAccaataaaaagagagaaagcggAACCGTCTGCTGT GCAAACACGGTCGATGTTAAAAACTGAGATGAGAACTCAAGCGGCCCAGCTCTCTGATGCCCTACCAGTGAAGGTGAAGGATGAGCCGATGGATGAGGAATATGAGAAAGCGTCTGTGTCGCTGCGCCCAGAGAGAAACATCAAAGATGAGCCTGACACAGCT GAGTTCAACCAGACATCTGATTCGATCAAGATCAGTGCAGTTTTCTCTGTGGGAGGAAATGCCACATCCATTG TTCCAGAAGCTGCTCCTTCAAAGGTGGCACCGGTCCCTACACTATCCCTTCGTTCTCTGGCCCCCGCCAATCCAATTGGTGTGGTCTGCACAGGGTGTAACAAAGTCCTCTTAAAGGGACAGACGGCCTTCCAGCGCAAAGGCTGTCCTAAACTCTACTGCTCACCTCAGTGTCTCTGTAGCACCTCTAATGTGGTGGTCAAGTTACCTCAGAAGAAACAGTGTCACCACTGCCAAAA GGACATTGTTGACCTGAAGGATGTGATCAATGCCCCAGTGGACTTGTCAGGGACACTGAAGGAGTTCTGCAGTCAAAAATGCCTCAGTGCTTTAAGCTTCAAATGCACTGTGTGTCATAAGACGGGAACG ACTTACACTCACGAAGTGAACTCATTGGGCTCCATCCAAAAGCTGTGCAGCAACAGCTGCTTCAACCAGTTCCGCTCCTCTAATAAGCTGAACATGAACAGCTGTGTGAACTGTCGGGGACATTGCTATGGCACAGACAGTCAGTGTCCGTCTCTGCAGATAGAGGGCCATGTTATGAAGTTCTGCAAACAAAACTGCCTCGTGGCCTTCAAAAAG AAAAGTTTGAAACCTGTCGCCTGCAAAATTTGTAATACCATGCGCCCAGTTGCAGAAATGGTGGACAGTTCAAGCACAAGTGGTGTCAAGGAACTTTTCTGTTCAGCATCCTGTGTCACAGCGAATAAAGTTCAGACTGTCAGTTCTTCAG GTGCTCCAGTGGAATGCAACAGCTGCAAGCTTAAACTAGCACCTCAGTACCATCTAGCCATGTCTGACGGAACCATCCAAAACTTCTGCTCCTTTTCATGTGTAGTATCATATCAG gAGTCCTTCAGTAAGATAAAACCTTTTGTGCCAATAAATGCTGTAACCTCTACAAGTAACAACACACCTACCCCAAAACATGCTGCCCCCAAACCTGTGCCCTCAGAGTCCAGCTCGTCAGCGAAGAACAGTACTTCAAGTGGTCCAACACAGACGGTCACCAAGATCCCGTGCTCTCAGTGTCTGAACTCGTTCTTCCACAGACCAGAGCTGCTGGAGTTCAAG AGGAAAATGTACGCTTTCTGTGATAATAGTTGTGTTGAGGAGTTCAAACAAATCAACAATGTGATGGCTCGCTGTGAATACTGTAAGATTGATAAGGTTGTCAAGGAGGTCAAAAGGATAAACAAGATTGACCGCAGTTTCTGCAGTGAGG GATGCAAGTTACTGTATAAACATGACCTGGTGAAGCGCTGGGGGAAGAAACACTGTCGcaactgtttttactgtagcgGGTCCTCTCAGGCCCTAGTGACTGAAGTTATTGATAGCATAGAGCAGGAGTTCTGTGGGAACATATGCTTATCACAACACACCTTACTGATGCGCAAG GAAATAAAGTGCTCCATGTGCAGGCAGGCCAAGAAGATGACGGAGACTGTGAAATGGCTCGGTGAGATCAAGCATTTCTGCAGCTTGCAATGCTTGATGTTTTTTTGCAGTCTGCAGGGAACCACTGGGGCTGTCAGATCTGCAAACAAGACTTTTTCCACACAAG GGACAAGCCCATCATTGTCTCCAAGCCCTCAAAGTACAGTTAATCACACACCACTGGTAACCAAAGAGGCCACACCGGTCATTGCCAGTGTTATATCACTCTCCAGTGCGTCCAATGGACAGCCAGGTGTTCTGGGGAACAGCGTCCTGCAAG CCTCAGCTGCTACAGCAAAAAGTTCAGGAAat GCGGCCAGCACGCAGACAGACGGTGCGAAGGTTTCTGCGCCACCACCTCGAATCCTGAAGAACAAAGCCTTGCTGTGTAAACCATTAAGTCAAAACAAAGGCACATCTTGCAAACCTAATGTCTGTGACATGAACACACAAACAG ATGGACCTTCCATGATGGTTCTGCCTGTGCCGGTGCCAATCTATGTTCCGGTTCCCATGAATCTCTACACCCAATACACTCCGAAGTCTGTGGGCCTTCCACTTCCG GTTCCGGTGCCCTTGTTTTTCCCCACCACTCTGGACAGTGCCGAGCGCATTGTGAAGACCATTCAGGAAATCAAAGAGAAGATCCCTGATGACCCGCTGGAGGCCGACCTCATCATGATGGCAGAGATGGTGGCTGAGGATGCTGAGAAGGAGAAAAGCATCATTGTTACTG ATCAGACCAGTAATATAATGGACGATCTTGATCTGGAAGCCTTATCCAGCAATCTGAGTTGGGAGGAGGACTCTGTGTCTTCAGCGCAGACGTGGGATCAAACCCCTGAGCCTGAGAGGCCTCCTCCATCTAGATCTGCCACACTGACCCCCGTCTCCACCGCCGCAGAGGAACCACAGATGGACTTGGAGGCCGATTTCCCGATCG AAAGCATTGAACTTTTCAGAGCGCCAACTCAAACGGACACAACAGATTCTGGCAAACGGAAATCTCGCAAGAGAAAACATGACGGCTTCCCTCAGAAGAAAAGG GGCCGAAAGAGTGCAGCTGTTGTTCCAGTCAAATCCGCACCAGACCTTTCTAACCTCGCAAAACTGCAACACGAGTACGCTGTGAATGCTTGGAAGGAATGGGTACGCTGGAGGAACGGCCAACCCAACATGGAGACTCCCAAATTTGGCT CACGCAGTATGACACTAAAGGAGGATTTGTTAAAATGCTGCACTGCTGAAATAAGCTACGGCCTCTGCAAGTTCATTTCTGAGGTTCGTCGACCCAACGGAGAGAAATACAGCCCTGACAGCATCTTCTATCTCTGTTTGGGAATCCAGAAG TACCTGTTTGAGAACAGTCGGTTGGAGAACATCTTTGCAGACGTCTTCTACACCAAATTCTGCCATGAACTGACCAGCATACTCAGACAGTGGAAACCAACTATTTTGCCCAGTG GTTACGTTCACTCTCGTGTAGAGGAGGAGTATCTGTGGGACTGTAAGCAGCTGGGGGCGTTTTCACCCGGCGTGCTGCTCAACACACTGATATACTTCTTCACTAAGTACTTCAGCTACAAGACGGCGGAGCAGCACCGCCGCCTCTCTTTTGGCCACATTGTACGCTGCTCCCGGAGCAAGGGCAACACAAAAGTGGCCTGTTTGCGTTTCTATCCCCCGAAAGAGGACACAAGCACAG ctgGCGTCCCTGCAAAGAAAAggaaggaagaggaggatgaaaaTGACACTGTATATGAGATAAAAGAGAATGCAGACAATCCTCTTCGCTGCCCTGTCAGGCTGTATGAGTTCTATCTCTCAAAATG CTCACCCAGCGTGAGGCAACGCACAACCGACTTTTACCTGAGCCCCGAGCGCTCCTGCGTACCCAACAGTCCCATGTGGTTCTCCACCACCTCCTTGAGTGATGAAGTTCTGGACAGCATGCTCACACGTATCCTTACTGTCAGAGAGCTGCACctggagagagaaaaatcacCCAACGACACGGATTCAGACAGTGACTCGGACTTCAGGCCCTGA